Within the Flavobacterium sp. CG_23.5 genome, the region TCAGCGTAACACCCACCTCAGCAAAAGCCATGATAACGAAATCTCTAATGTAAGTAGTCACACCAGTTGCGATCACATAGTCTTCTGCTACATCTTGTTGTAAAATTCGCCACATCGCTTCAACATAATCTTTCGCATGGCCCCAGTCTCTTTGTGAATTTAGATTTCCCAGGTAAAGGCATTCTTGCTTTCCTTTCGCAATAGCAGCAGTGGCCATTGTAATTTTACGGGTAACAAAGGTTTCACCACGTCTAGGAGACTCATGATTAAAAAGGATTCCGTTACACGCATACATATCATAAGCCTCACGGTAGTTTTTAGTAATCCAAAAACCATAAATTTTAGCCACACCATACGGCGAACGTGGATAAAATGGAGAGTTTTCATCATAAAACCCTTTTTCATTTTTATTTTCAGCGAAACCTCCATACAATTCAGAAGTGGACGCTTGATATATTCTAGTTTTTTTTCCTAAACCCAAGATTCGTACCGCCTCCAGTATTCTTAAAGTCCCAATACCATCAACATTCGCCACATATTCTGGAGAATCAAATGATACCTTCACATGAGACATCGCACCCAAATTATAAATTTCATCCGGTTGTACTTCCTGAATGATTCGGATTATATTAGTAGAATCGGTCAAATCACCATAATGCAATTTAAAGTTCACATGGGCTTCATGTTGGTCTTGATAGATATGATCGATACGCTGTGTATTAAAAGAGGAAGCACGGCGTTTCACACCATGAACGATGTATCCTTTTTCTAATAATAATTCTGCTAAATAAGATCCATCTTGACCCGTGATTCCTGTTACTAATGCTATTTTTTGTGTAGTGCTGTCCATAATTTTTGTCTTAATTTCCACTAGAAAAACACACCCCTAACCCCTCTGGAGAGGGGAATAGCTGCATGTATGTATTTGAAACTATTTGTTAATTAGTGTTATTTTTTTTACGTTTTGTATATTTTCTACAAACCAATCATACGTTTTCTGTATTCCTTCTTCAAGATTCACCTGATGTTTCCATCCCAATTCATGCATTTTAGAAATATCCATCAATTTCCTTGGTGTACCATCAGGTTTACTACTGTCCCAAATAATTTCTCCTTGATGTCCAGTGATTTTTTGGATGGTTTCGGCTAATTGTTTAATCGTCAAATCTTCACCTGTTCCTACATTGTATAAATACTCCGGTAATTTATTTTCTAAAGCAAATACAACAGCTTCCGCCATATCATCCACAAAAAGAAATTCTCTCATCGGCGTTCCGCTGCCCCAAAGAGTCACGGGCGCATGATTATTTTCCTTGGCCTCATGAAATTTTCGCATCATCGCCGGCAAAACGTGAGAAGAAGTTAAATCAAAATTATCATGAGTACCGTATAAATTAGTTGGCATCAAACTGACATAATCTTTTCCAAATTGTTTTCGGATAGCTTCACAAGCTTTAACCCCAGTAATTTTTGCAATAGCATACCATTCGTTTGTTGGTTCTAATGAATCTGTTAGCAAATACTCTTCTTTCAAAGGTTGCGGAGCCAATTTAGGATAGATGCAGGAGCTTCCCAGAAAAATAAACTTCGCTACTCCGGATTGCAATGCGGTATCGATTAGATTATTTTGGATTTGCATATTTTCCATTATAAATTGATATGGAAAATCATTGTTAGCCAAAATCCCCCCCACTTTTGCAGCAGCATCAATAATAACTTCTGGTTTTTCGGTAGCTATGTAGTCTTTTACCGCTTGTTGGTTTTTTAGATCTAATGTTGCACTGGATGCTCCAATTAAGTTCGTATACCCTTTAGCGGTAAGAGTACGCCAAATAGCGCTACCCACCATACCGTTATGCCCTGCAATATATATTTTAGTATTTTTATTCATTTTTTCTATTTTTAATGTGCTTGTCCCTATTAGTTTTAAGTACCGGGAACAAAAATAATGACCCTTAATATTTTTTTCTTTTGAAATCGAATATTCACAAACTTTAATAAATTAGCAACTTATGAGCAATCAAGACAAAAAAAAAATACCAATTTCATAAAAACACTAATCGCACCCACTCGCTCTGTTCGCCCTTATATTTTTACTCTAAAAAATAACGATAAGAATTTCAGCGCTGGCAGT harbors:
- the gmd gene encoding GDP-mannose 4,6-dehydratase, which codes for MDSTTQKIALVTGITGQDGSYLAELLLEKGYIVHGVKRRASSFNTQRIDHIYQDQHEAHVNFKLHYGDLTDSTNIIRIIQEVQPDEIYNLGAMSHVKVSFDSPEYVANVDGIGTLRILEAVRILGLGKKTRIYQASTSELYGGFAENKNEKGFYDENSPFYPRSPYGVAKIYGFWITKNYREAYDMYACNGILFNHESPRRGETFVTRKITMATAAIAKGKQECLYLGNLNSQRDWGHAKDYVEAMWRILQQDVAEDYVIATGVTTYIRDFVIMAFAEVGVTLTFDGEQENETATVAACSNPLYQLEIGKVVLRVDPEYYRPTEVDLLIGDPTKSKTQLGWEPQYDLAAMVKEMIASDLQLY
- a CDS encoding GDP-L-fucose synthase family protein; the protein is MNKNTKIYIAGHNGMVGSAIWRTLTAKGYTNLIGASSATLDLKNQQAVKDYIATEKPEVIIDAAAKVGGILANNDFPYQFIMENMQIQNNLIDTALQSGVAKFIFLGSSCIYPKLAPQPLKEEYLLTDSLEPTNEWYAIAKITGVKACEAIRKQFGKDYVSLMPTNLYGTHDNFDLTSSHVLPAMMRKFHEAKENNHAPVTLWGSGTPMREFLFVDDMAEAVVFALENKLPEYLYNVGTGEDLTIKQLAETIQKITGHQGEIIWDSSKPDGTPRKLMDISKMHELGWKHQVNLEEGIQKTYDWFVENIQNVKKITLINK